The genomic window CGTCCTGAGTCTACTCGAAGGACACGGCATTATAGCCGAAGAGGTTACTCACTTCCACTGTTAATTCTTCACTAGCTGCCACTTTGTATACGTCGGAAAGTTTGATGGTTACGCGCGAGCTGTTCTCTATGTCCAGGTGAAGGAAGCTGCGACAGATCCCCTGATAGCGCGAAATGATATCCTTCAGCCTGTCGAGCTTGCCTGCATCGACTTCCTTCGCGTCTATGGTGAAGTTCACCCTGCGCGTATCACGCTCGACCAGGTCGCGCAACAGCATGATGTCGCTCGCCATGATCTTGGCCCCCTTCTCGCCTTGCTCGACCGTGCCGGTGATGTGAATGGGGTCGTCCCCCTTCAGGTGTTCGGAGCAGCGGGCGTAGACGTCGGAGAAGACGACGACCTCCAGGGAGCCGACCAGGTCCTCTAGGGTGATGAACCCCATCCGGTCCCCCTTCTTGGTCATGATCTCCTTGAGACTTGCGGGGACGCCGCAGATCTTCACCTCGCTCTTATCCTTTGCCTCGTTGATCGAGGAACAGTCGACATTAGAGAAGCGGCGCATGTCGGCCACGTAGCGGTCCAGCGGGTGCCCAGTGATGAAGAAGCCGATCGCCTCCTTCTCGCACCCGAGCCGGTATTTCTCGTCCCACTCAGGGATGTCCGGAAGGCGGTTCCCCGAGCCGTTCGCACTGCGCTGGATCTCGGCGATGCCGAATAGGGAGACCTGCGCGCTCTCGCGCTCCTGCTGCACGCGCTGTCCCTGGGCGGCGGCGTCGTCGAGTCCCGCCATCAGTTGCGCTCGTTTGGCGCCGGTGCAGTCGAAGGCGCCGCTTTTTATCAACGCCTCGATCACCCTCTTGTTGCAGCGACGCAGGTCGACGCGTTCGCAGAAGTCGAAGATGTCCTTGAACGGCTCGTCCCCGCGCGCCTCGAGGATCGCCTCGATGGCACCCTCCCCCACGTTCTTCACGGCACCGAGACCGAAGCGCATGGCGTTTTCGAGCACGCGGAAGGAGCGCAGCGACTCGTTGATGTCCGGCGGGAGCACCTCGATGCCCATCTCGCGGCAGTCGCCGATGCTCTTGATCACCTTGTCGGTGTTGCTCATATCCTCGGTGAGGAGGGCAGCCATGAACTCGACCGGGTAGTGGGCCTTCAGGTACGCGGTCTGGTAGGCGACGAGCGCGTAGGCGGCGGAGTGCGACTTGTTGAAGCCGTACTCGGCGAACTTCGCCATGAGGTCGAAGATGGCGGCGCACTTTTTGGAATCGAGCCCGAGCTTCTCGGACCCCTCCATGAACTTCAGGCGCTCCTTCGCCATCTGCTCGGCGTCCTTCTTACCCATGGCGCGACGCAGGAGGTCCGCGCCGCCGAGCGAGTAGCCGGCCAGGGAACGGGAGATCTGCATGACCTGTTCCTGGTAGACGATGACGCCGTAGGTGTCCTTGAGGACCGGCTCGAGCTGCGGCAGGTCGTAGACGGTCTGCTTGCGGCCGTGCTTTCGCTCGATGAAGTCGTCCACCATGCCGGAGCCGAGCGGACCCGGACGGTAGAGGGCGCACACCGCGATGATGTCCTCGAAGCAGGAGGGCTTCAGCTTGACGAGGAGCTCCTTCATGCCGCTCGACTCGAGCTGGAAGACGCCGGTCGTGTTGCCGGCCTGCAAAAGTTTGTAGGTTTCGGGATCGTCGTCGGTAAGGAGCGTGATGTCGAAGTTCGGGTCCTTGCCGTTGCGGATGTGCTTGCAGGCGTTGTCGATGACGGTGAGGTTCTTGAGGCCCAGGAAGTCGAACTTCACGAGGCCCACCTTCTCGACGTACTTCATCGAGTACTGCGTGGTCAGAGATCCGGTCTTCTGATCCTTGTAGACCGGGCAGAACTCCTCCATCTGCTTCGGCGCGACGACGAGTCCGGCGGCATGGGTCGAGATGTGGCGCGCAAGCCCCTCGAGGCGCAGCGCGACGGTCATGACCTCGTTCACCTTCGGGTCGGCGGCCATCAACTCCTTGAGTTTAGGCTCCTGCTCGATCGCCTTGTCGAGCGTGATCCCCAGTACCTCGGGAACGAGTTTGGCGATCTTGTCGACATCGGCAAAGGTGAGGTCTAGCGCGCGCCCGACGTCGCGGATGACGCCGCGGGCGGCCATGGTACCGAAGGCGGCGATCTGGCAGACCTTCTCCCTGCCGTAGCGGTCGACCATGTACTGGATCACCTCTTCGCGGCGGTCCTGGCAGAAGTCGACGTCGATATCCGGCATGGAGATACGTTCCGGGTTGAGGAATCGCTCGAACAGCAGGTTGTACGGCATGGGATCGATGTCGGTGATCCTGATGCAGAAGGCGACGAGGCTACCCGCAGCCGAGCCCCTGCCCGGTCCGACCGGGATGCCGTGGTCCTTGGCCCAGTTGATGAAGTCCGCAACGATGAGGAAGTAGCCCGGGAACCCCATCTGCCTGATGCAGTCAAGCTCGATGCGCAGTCGGTCGTGGTAGGACTGCTCCTGCTCCGGGGTCAGGTTCGGGTACTTGATCTTGATCTTCTGGAGGCGCAGCTTGAGGCCTTCGATGGACTCGCGCTCCAACTGGTCATCGAGGGTCTCACCCGGCGGGGCCTCGTAGGCCGGGAAGTGATAAGTCTTGAAGTCGAACTCGTAATTGCAGCGCTCGGCGAT from Geomonas ferrireducens includes these protein-coding regions:
- the dnaE gene encoding DNA polymerase III subunit alpha, encoding MDSANFVHLHLHSQYSLLDGAIRIGDLVKKAKEYHMPAVAVTDHGNMFGSLEFYLKAKDKGIKPILGSEVYIAPGSRLEKKAPTGADPVTSYHLILLAENMVGFKNLCYLTSAGYKDGFYRRPRIDKELLEKHREGLICLSACLQGEIAYLAGRNKMDEARAAAKWYAEMFPDSYYLEIQENGLPEQTIANQRVMEIARELNLPLVATNDCHYLNKEDAKAHEILLCIQTGKTMSDPSRMRFTTEAFYVKSPEEMAKDFHYCPEALTNTVKIAERCNYEFDFKTYHFPAYEAPPGETLDDQLERESIEGLKLRLQKIKIKYPNLTPEQEQSYHDRLRIELDCIRQMGFPGYFLIVADFINWAKDHGIPVGPGRGSAAGSLVAFCIRITDIDPMPYNLLFERFLNPERISMPDIDVDFCQDRREEVIQYMVDRYGREKVCQIAAFGTMAARGVIRDVGRALDLTFADVDKIAKLVPEVLGITLDKAIEQEPKLKELMAADPKVNEVMTVALRLEGLARHISTHAAGLVVAPKQMEEFCPVYKDQKTGSLTTQYSMKYVEKVGLVKFDFLGLKNLTVIDNACKHIRNGKDPNFDITLLTDDDPETYKLLQAGNTTGVFQLESSGMKELLVKLKPSCFEDIIAVCALYRPGPLGSGMVDDFIERKHGRKQTVYDLPQLEPVLKDTYGVIVYQEQVMQISRSLAGYSLGGADLLRRAMGKKDAEQMAKERLKFMEGSEKLGLDSKKCAAIFDLMAKFAEYGFNKSHSAAYALVAYQTAYLKAHYPVEFMAALLTEDMSNTDKVIKSIGDCREMGIEVLPPDINESLRSFRVLENAMRFGLGAVKNVGEGAIEAILEARGDEPFKDIFDFCERVDLRRCNKRVIEALIKSGAFDCTGAKRAQLMAGLDDAAAQGQRVQQERESAQVSLFGIAEIQRSANGSGNRLPDIPEWDEKYRLGCEKEAIGFFITGHPLDRYVADMRRFSNVDCSSINEAKDKSEVKICGVPASLKEIMTKKGDRMGFITLEDLVGSLEVVVFSDVYARCSEHLKGDDPIHITGTVEQGEKGAKIMASDIMLLRDLVERDTRRVNFTIDAKEVDAGKLDRLKDIISRYQGICRSFLHLDIENSSRVTIKLSDVYKVAASEELTVEVSNLFGYNAVSFE